CGCGCAGAACAGCGGCCGGCTGGGCAAGACGCTCCGCCCCGGCCGCAACGACGCCGATGGCGAGAAGGTCCGCATCGTCTCCCTCTGGGACTCCGAGGAGGAGGCGCGGATGGTGGGCGAGCGGATCGAGCAGGCGCAGCGGCGCGGCCACAAGCTTTCGGAAATGGCGATCCTGGTCCGCGCCGGCTTTCAGACCCGTGCCTTCGAGGAGCGGCTGATCACCCTCGGCGTGCCCTATCGCGTCGTTGGCGGCCAGAAATTCTATGAGCGCGCCGAGATCCGCGATGCCATGGCCTATCTGCGGGTGCTGAACCAGCCCGCCGACGACCTGGCCTTCGAGCGCATCGTCAACACGCCCAAGCGCGGGCTGGGCGATACTACCATCCGCGCCATGCATGCCCTGGCGCGGCAGGAAGGCAAGCCGCTGGTCAGCGCTGCCTGGCGGATGATCGAGACCGGCGCCATCCGCGCCAAGCCCAAGGCGGCGCTGCACGACCTGCTGGAAGGCTTCGCGCGCTGGCGGGAGGCGCTGCCTCGCGAGGGGCATGTCGTGGTCGCGGCCACGCTGCTGGACGAATCCGGCTACACGGAGATGTGGAAGCAGGACAAGTCGCCCGAGGCCGCCGGCCGGCTGGAGAACCTGAAGGAGCTGATCCGCGCCCTCGGCGAGTTCGAGACTCTGGCGGGCTTCCTGGAGCATGTCGCCCTCGTCATGGAGAATGACGAGAATGCCGAGGCCGACCGCGTCAGCCTGATGACCCTGCATGCCGCCAAGGGCCTGGAATTCGACACCGTCTTCCTGCCGGGCTGGGAGGAGGGGCTCTTCCCCAACCAGCGGTCGCTGGATGAGGGGGGCGAGAAGTCGCTGGAGGAGGAGCGGCGCCTTGCCTATGTCGGCATCACCCGCGCGCGCAAGCACTGCATCATCAGCCATGCCGCCAACCGGCAGATGTATGGAAGCTGGAGCAGCGCCGTCCCCAGCCGCTTCCTGGATGAGTTGCCGGACGCGCATGTGGAGCGGGAAGGCGGCGCGGGCGCGCACCGGAACCGCATGGCCTCGATGCCTTCCGCCTTTTCCGGCCAGTTCCCGCTGGTTTCCCGCAAGCCACGGGTGATCGAGGCCGGGGGTTGGGAGGTGGCGGAGCGCCCGGCCCGCGCATCGGCCATTCCGGTCGGGCAGCGGGTATTCCACCAGAAATTCGGCTATGGGCGTGTCGTCGCCGCCGAGGACAACAAGCTGGACGTCGAGTTCGAGCATGCGGGCCGCAAGCGGGTGATCGATACCTTCGTGGAAAAAGCTTGATGAACCAGGGCCTGACCAACCGCCGCCATCCGCAGATGCTGGAAACCCTGACCCTGGACGGCCTGCCCGAGCATGCCGTGCCGGCCTTCGAATCGGCCATGCAGACCGTCTGCCTGACGGTCGGCTACTTCAAGGACGACCCCACCGACACCTGGCGGGTGGAGGCGGTGCGCGAGGTCGGCGTGGGGGATGAGGAACTGCTGCCGGCCCTGATGCTGGCCGCCGCCATTTCCGGCATCGAGGCGCCCGAGTTGCAGCGCGCGCCCGTGGAGGCGGAAGGCTGGCTGGCCCGCACGGTCGAGGCTTTCCCGGAACAGGAGATCGGCGGCCGGTTCCTGGTGCGCCCGACGCATGTGCCGGACCGCACCATCTATGGCCGCATCGTGCTGAAACTGGACGCTGGTCTCGCCTTCGGTTCGGGCGAGCATGGTTCGACGCGCGGCTGCCTGATCGGCTTCGAGGGGATGGCTTATCGCCGCCCGCGCCGCATCCTGGATATCGGCACCGGCTCCGGCATCCTGGCCATGGCGGCGGCGAAGCAGTTGAAGCGCCCGGTGCTGGCCACGGATATCGAGCCCTGGAGCGTCCGCATCACCGCCGAGAACGCGAAGATGAACGGGCTGCTGCACCTGGTGCGGGCCAAGCTGGCCGATGGCTGGCGCCACCCGGCCGTGCATGGCGGCCGCTACGACCTCGTTTTCGCAAATATCCTGGCCCGGCCGCTGTGTTCCATGGCCAAGGATCTGGCGGACCATCTGGCACCACGCGGCACCGCCATCCTGGCCGGCCTGCTGGGCACGCAGGTCCGCATGGTGCTGGCCGCGCATCGCCGCGCCGGGCTGGTGCTGGAACGGCGCATCGACCAGGGGGCCTGGTCGGCGCTGGTGCTGCGGAAGCGAGGCTGACCCCCAAAAAGGAGATCGCCCCGCCGCCCGGGGGTAAGGGGCAGCAGGGCGATCAAACCGAAGCGGCGTTGGGGGGAGGGGGAGTAGTGAGGAGCGCCGCCCCGGTAACTGGTCTCTATCCTCTACAACCGTGCCGACACGGCGGGGTTGCGTAACGACCGCCGAAAAATCAGGCGGCGATGCGATGGGTGCGGATGTACACCTCGTTCTCGGCCTTGCGCGCGGCCGGCAGGGTGTAGATCTCCGCGCTCGGCCGCAGCTCCTCCGGCATCTCGAAGACGCGGTGGATATCGCCACGCGACAGGCCGATATCGGCCAGCTCGCGGTCGCTCAGCATGGACAGTTCATCCATCACGCGGCGGCGCCGCGGATACTCGAGGATGGCGCGAAAGGCCTTCCGGAACCATTGGCCGATCTTGGCGTCACGCTCCTTGATGGCTTCATGACGGATGGCTTCGACGGCGGCAGAGTGATTGCTGTGCATGGTAGCTTGGGCGTCCATAATGCTGTGGGGAGGTCCACGAGCCCGGCTTTCCCGCCGCGCCGCCCGCCCCCTTTGCTTGGGCCCTTAGATACCCTTCTGGAACGGATTGAGTAGCGTTCCGCAGGTAGCATAGATATGCGTAAAACGCATTGATAGCTATGGAAACATGTTCTTAACGGGAAGCTCATAAAAATGCCACAGGCGCCGGTTTACAGCCTTCATCTTGCGTTGCTCCGCCAAAGCCTCCCTGGACTGGGCGTGGATGGCGTGCTGGTGCCAAGGAGCGACGAGTTCCTGGGGGAATACGTGCCGCCCAGCTCTGAGCGAATTGCATGGCTGACCGGATTTACCGGGTCTGCTGGCATGGCGGTGGTGCTTCAGGACCGCGCCGCCGTCTTCACCGATGGCCGCTATACCACCCAGGTGGCGGCGCAGACCGACCCGGCGCTGTGGGAACGGCGCCACCTGATCGAGCAGCCGCCGCAGGAATGGCTGGCGGAACACGCGGCGGGCCTGCGCATCGGCTATGACCCGCGCCTGCATCCGCAATCCTTCATCGACAAGATGACCGGCTCGGGCGCCGTGCTGGTGCCACTGGCGGCCAATCCCATCGACGATATCTGGCGGGACCGGCCGGCTCCGCCGCAGGCGCCCGCCGTGCCGCAGCCGCTCGACCTTGCCGGCCAGTCCAGCGAGGAGAAGCGCGCCGCCGCCGCCGCGGCCCTGCGGGCGGCCGGCGAGGACGCGGCCGTTCTGGCCGATGCCCATTCCGTCGCCTGGCTGCTGAATATCCGTGGCGGGGACCTCTCCTACACCCCTCTGGCCCTGGGCAGCGCCATCCTGCATGCCGATGCCTCGGTGGACCTCTTCATGGAGCCCGCCAAGCTCGGGCCCGAAACCCGTGCTTATCTGGGTAACCGCGTCACCATCCATCCGCCGGCCGCGCTGGGCGAGGTGCTGGCTGGCCTGGGTGGCCGCCGCGTGAGGCTGGACCCGGATCTGACGCCGGTCTGGTACGCCGCCACGCTCCAGGAGGCCGGCGCTCACCTGATCCAGGGTGAGGACCCCGTCCGCCTGCCGCGCGCCTGCAAGAACCCGGTGGAGCAGGAGGGGGCCCGCACCGCCCATCGCCGGGACGCGCTGGCCATGGTGCGCTTCCTGGCCTGGTTCAGCGCCGAGGCACCGAAGGGCGGGCTGACCGAGATCTCGGCCGCCGAGCGGCTGCTGGCCTTCCGCGCCGCGCTGCCGCTGTTCCGGGCCGAGAGCTTCCCCGCCATTTCCGGCGCGGGCGAGAATGGCGCCATCATCCATTACCGCGCCGAGCCCGGGACCAACCGGCCCATCCGCGCCGATGAATGCTACCTGATCGACAGCGGTGCTCAGTTCACCGACGGCACCACCGATGTCACCCGCACGCTCTGGACCGGCCCCGGCAGGCCACCGGCGGATCTGGTGGAGCGCTATACCCGCGTGCTGCGAGGGCATGTGGCGCTCTCCACCCTGCGCTTCCCGCAGGGGGCGGCGGGTCCGCATCTGGACGCGGTGGCGCGGCGGCCATTGTGGGATGTGGGGCTGGATTATGACCACGGCACCGGCCATGGCGTCGGCAGCTTCCTTTCCGTGCATGAGGGGCCGGTCGCCTTCAGCCGCGCGGCCAAACCCGTGCCGCTGCGCCCCGGCATGATCCTCTCCAACGAGCCCGGCTTCTACCTGCCAGGCGCCTATGGCATCCGCATCGAGAACCTGCTGCTCACCCGACAGGCCCAGGAGTTTCCCGGCCAAGCCAAGCCCTTCCTGGATTTCGAGACGCTGACGCTGGCGCCATACGAGCGCCGGCTGATTGATGTCGCGCTGCTGACGGCGGAGGAGCGCGCCTGGATCGATGCCTATCACGCCCGCGTGCTGGCGGAAGTCGGCCAAGGGCTGGAAGAGGAGGTGGCGGAATGGCTGGCGCGCGCCTGCGCCCCGCTGTGACCGCGGCGCCGATGCCGGCCCTGGCCGGGCGCCGCCTGCTGCTGGCCTATGGGCTGGCTGGCGAGGCGATGGCCCGGCTGGCGCCCATCGGCTTCGACTACATGGGCAGCCAGCTTTCCTGGCTGCGCGCCAGCGGCGCGGTGGCGGAGGTGGTGGCCCTGCCGACTTCCGCCCCGGTGGAGGAGAATGCGGCGCTGCTGGCTGGCATCCTGCGGGCCGAGCCGGAACCCTTCCTGCTGGTGTCCCATAGCAAAGGAGGGCTGGAAGGGCTGGCGGCGCTGCTGCATCCGGGTGCCGCGGCGCGCTGTGCTGGCTTCCTGGCGATACAGCCACCCTTTCTCGGCTCCCCCCTGGCCGATGTCATTCTGCGCCATCGCCCCGCGCATGGCGCGGCGCGGAAACTGGCACGGCTCCTGGGAGCGGGTAGCGGCGCGGGGCTGGTGGACCTGACCACCGGCGCCCGTATCGCCTGGATGGAGCGCCATGCCGAGGCCATTGCCACCCTGACCGCCAGCCTGCCGGTACTGAGCATTGGCAGCGAGGTGCGGCGGGAGACGGCGCGGGGCCGCGACCGGCTCTACCTGCCGTTGGCGGGCTGGATGGGGCGGCGTGCCGGGCCGAATGACGGGCTGGTGCCGGTTTCCTCCACCCGGTTGCCGGGGGCGCGGCACTGGGTGCTGCAAGGTAGCCACCGCGCGCTGGTCTGCTCCGGCCCCGGGAGGGACCCTGTCGGCATGCTCCGGCGCGCGCTGGAGGCGTTGATCAGTCCAGCAACGCCATCTGCCGCCATTCCGCTTCCGTCAGCGTCCTGACGCCCAGTTCCGCCGCCTTCTTGGCCTTGGAGCCGGCATCGGCGCCGACCACCACGAAATCGGTCTTCTTCGAGACGCTCTTCGTCACCTTGGCGCCCAGGCGGTCGGCGATGGCTTCCGCCTCGTCGCGCGAGCTTTGCTCGAGCGTGCCGGTGAAGACCACCACCTTGCCGGCGAAGGGGCTGTCGCTGCCGCCGATGCTTTCGGCATCCTGCGGCGTCACCTGGCTGGCGAGGTCATCCAACGCCGCCCGGTTCCGGGCTTCCGCGAAGAATTCCGCCAGTTCTGTCGCGATGGCCGGGCCGATGCCCTGGATGGAGCCCAGCTCCTCCCGCGCCTCGGAGCCGATGGTGGTGGCAGCCAGCATCCTGGCGCGCCAGTTGGCAAAGCTGTGGTAGTGGCGCGCCAGCAGCTTGGCGTTCTGCGCGCCGATGCGCCGGATGCCGAGGGCGAAGATGAAGCGCTCCAGCGGCGGGTTGCGGCGGGCCTCGATGGCGGCCAGCAGGTTGTCCAGCTTCTTGGAGCTTTTGCCACCCTTGCCCCAGCCTTCCCATTGCCGGACCGTGGCGGCGTGTTCGTGAAGCCTGAAGATATCGGCAGGGCTTTTCACCAGACCTGCATCATGCAGGGCGATGATGTTTTCCTCGCCCAGCCCCTCGATATCCAGCGCGTTGCGGCTGACAAAGTGCTTCAGCCGCTCCACCGTCTGCGCCGGGCAGATCAGCCCGCCGGTGCAGCGACGCACCACCTCGCCCTCCGGCCGCACGGCATGGCTGCCGCAGGCGGGGCAGGTGGTCGGGAACTCGAAAGGCTTGCTGTCCTCCGGCCGTTTCTCCAGCACGACGCTGACGATCTGCGGAATCACATCGCCCGCACGTTGCAGCACCACGGTATCGCCGATGCGCACATCCTTGCGGGCGATCTCGTCCTCATTGTGCAGGGTCGCGTGCTGCACCATCACGCCGCCCACATTCACCGGCTGCATCACCGCGCGCGGCGTCAGCGCGCCGGTGCGGCCCACCTGGATGTCGATACGCAGCAGTTCCGTGGTGGCGCGTTCCGCCGGAAACTTCCAGGCGATGGCCCAGCGCGGCGTGCGGCCGACGAAGCCCAGCCTCGTCTGCCAGTCCAGCCGGTCCAGCTTGTAGACGACGCCGTCGATGTCGTAGTCGAGCCCCGCGCGTTTCTCCGCCAGCTCCCCCTGGAAGTCTTCCGCCGCATTCTCATCCGGCAGGCGGCGGGAGAGGGGGTTCACGTCGAAGCCCCAGCGTTCCAGTTGTTGCAGGTAATCCCAATGGGTTTCCGCGACCGGCGTGCTGGAGGCGCCCTGGGCATAGGCGAAGAGCTTCAGCGGCCGCCGCGCCGTCACCTCCGGGTCCAACTGCCGCAGGGAGCCGGCGGCGGCGTTGCGCGGATTGGCGGGGATGCGGATCTCCGGCCCCACCTTCTCGCCGCGCTCGCGCCGCTGCTCGCGCTCCTCGGCCAGGCGGGTCTGCTCGGCATGGAAGGCCAGGAAATCCGCCTTGGTCATGAAGACCTCGCCACGGATCTCGATCTGCTCAGGGAAGGGGGCGGGAAGCTGGCGCGGCAGGTCCGGCAGCGTCTCCAGGTTGCGGGTGATATCCTCGCCCACCGTGCCGTCGCCGCGCGTCGCGCCGCGCACGAAGACGCCCTTCTCATAGGTCAGGTTGACCGAGAGCCCGTCGATCTTCGGCTCGGCCACGAAGCGCAGCACCTCCTCCTCGCTCAGCTTCAGGAAGCGGCGGATGCTCCGGGTGAATTCCTCGAAGTCGGCGACGGCGAAAGCATTGTCCAGGCTCAGCATCGGTGTGCCGTGCCGGGACTTGGCGAAGCCGGCGGCGGGCGCCGCGCCGGGCGTGGCCTCACTCGGGCTGTCGGCACGCTTCAGATGCGGGAACAGCGCCTCGATCGCCGTGTTGCGGCGGCGCAGCGCGTCGTATTCGGCGTCGGTGATCTCCGGCGCGTCATTCTGGTGGTAGGCGATATCCGCCTGCGCGATCTCCTCCGCCAGGGCCGCCAGTTCGGCGGCGGCTTCCTCTTCCGTGAGTTGCTCGGGCAGGGTGTCGCGGCGGGTCATGCCGCTTGCTAACGCGGCTTAGACCGCGCCGTCCAGCAGGCTATCGGCCGCCGCGCGCGCCGCCGCCGTCACCGTCTCGCCAGCCAGCATGCGGGCCAGTTCCTCGCGCCGGGTAGTGGCATCCAGCACCTCCACCCGCGTCTCCGCCCGGTCGGCGCGGATGCCCTTGGAGACGCGCAGATGCCGCGCGCCACGGGCCGCCACCTGCGGGCTATGCGTCACCACCAGCACCTGAAGCCGCTCCGCCACGCGGGCCAGCCGCTCCCCAACCGCTGCTGCCGTGGCGCCACCGACGCCGCTATCCACCTCGTCGAAGACCAGCGTGGGCACGGGCGAGCCGCGCGCCAGCACCACCTTCAGCGCCAGCATCAGCCGCGACAACTCGCCGCCGGAGGCGATCTTCTCCAACTGCCCCGGCTTCTGACCGGGATTGGTGGTGACGAGGAAGATGATGCGGTCCAGGCCGTCGCTGGCCCAGCCACGCTCATCCCGCCGCTCGATGGAAATATGCAGCCGCGCCCGCTCCAGCTTCAGCGGCTTCAGCTCGCGCGCCACGGCCTCTTCCAGCCTGCCGGCGGTGGCGCGGCGGGAGGCGGAGAGGGCCTGCGCCACTTCGAGGTAGCGCGCCCTGGCGGCGGTGGCGGCGGCTTCCAGTGCCGTGGCGCGCTCCGCTCCCGCATCCAGGGCGGAAAGGCGGGCCTTCAGCTCCCGCAGCAGCGTTGGCAGCTCGACGACGGGCACCGCATGCTTCCGGGCGGCGGCACGGAGGGCGAAAAGGCGCTCCTCGACATGTTCCAGCCGGCGCGGGTCGGGCGCGATACCCTGGGAGAGGCGCTCCAGCAGGTTCTCCGCCTCGGCCAGCGCATCTTGGGCTTGGCCCAGCGCGGCGATAGCGGGGGCGGCTTCCTCATTCGGCGGCGGCAGGCGCTCCAGCGCCCGGGCGGCATTGCGCAGCGCGGCGGCGGGGCTGGTGCCGCCGCGGCGGTCGCGCGGCTGCAATTCGGCCAGGGCGGAGGCGACGGCCTCGGCGCGGCGCTCGCCCTGCTGCATGGTCTGGCGCTCCTGCGCCAGCGAGTCTTCCTCGCCCTCTTCCGGGCCGAGGCTGTCCAGTTCATCGACGGCGTGGCGCAGCCATTCCTCGTCGCGCTGCGCGCTGGCGATGGCCTCGCGCGCCGCTTCCAGTTCCCGCTCGGCACCGCGCCAGGCGCGGAAGGCCTCGGAGACCTCGGCACGGGCGGCGTCCAGCCCGCCGAAGGCGTCCAGCAGCCCGGCATGGCTGGCGGGATCGGCGAGGCCGACCTGGTCATGCTGCCCCTGCACCTCGACCAGCAGCGTGGCCAGCCGCCGCAGCAGGCCGACGCCCACGGGGTCGTCATTCACGAAGGCGCGGGAACGGCCATCGGCCTGCACCACACGGCGCAGCACCAGCTCGTCCTCCGCCACGATTCCCTGCTCCGTCAGCAGGGCGAGGGCCGGGTGGCCGGGGGGGAGGTGGAAGCTGGCCATGACGCTGGCCTGGGACTGGCCGGCGCGCACCATACCCGCATCGGCCCGCTGGCCCAGGGCCAGCCCCAGGCTGTCCAGCAGGATGGACTTGCCGGCGCCGGTCTCGCCGGTCAGCACCGTCAGGCCGGCGCCGAGGGCGAGATCCAGCCGTTCGATCAGAACGACATCGCGGATGGCGAGCGAGACCAGCATGCCGCTGGCCTCAGAAGATCCAGTTGAGGCTACGCTTCACGAAGCCGGGGCGGTCGCCCTGCGCCGGCGCGGCGCCCTCCACCAGCAGGGCATAGGAGTCCTGGTACCAGCTGTTGCCGGGATAGTTGTGGCCCAGCACGCTGGCGGTCTTCCGGGCCTCATCCACCAGCCCGAGGGAGAGGTAGATCTCGGTCAGGCGGTGCAGCGCCTCGGGGACATGGTTGGTGGTCTGATACTGATCCACCACGCGGCGGAAGCGCCCGATGGCGGCCTGCGGCAATCCGCGCGCCTGGTAGAAGCGGCCGACCTCCATCTCCTGCCCCGCCAGATGGTCGCGGGCCAGGTCCATCTTCAGCGAGGCGTCACGCGCGTAGGAAGTGTCGGGGAAGCGGTTCACGACTTCCTGCAACTGCGCCAGAGCCAGCTCGGTGCCCTTCTGGTCCCGCTGCGAATCGACGATCTGCTCGTAGTAGCAGAGCGAGCGCAGGTAATAGGCATAGGCGATATCGCGATGCCCGGGATGCAGCTGGATGAAGCGGTTCAGCCCGCCGATGGCCTCGGTGTAGCGGTTCCGCTGGTAGTCGGAATAGGCCGACATCAGCGTGGCGCTGGTGGCCCAGGTGGAATAGGGGTGCTCCCGTTCCACCGTGTCGAAAAGGCCCTGGGCATCGGCGTAGCGCTCCTGCCGCAGGGCATCCATCCCGGCGGCATAGAGGGCATCGGGCGACTCGGCCGAGAGATCGGCGCGGGGTGCCAGGGAATCGTCCTTGCCATTCCACTGCGAGCAGGCGCCAAGCCAGAGCGGCGCGGCCAGCAGCAGGGTGAGGCGAAGGGAGTGGTGGAGACGGGTGCGCATCGCGGTGGCTCTATACCACGCCGCGCGGTGCGGCGACCAGGGGGCGGTCAGGCAGCCACCGTCTCCCGCAGGGCCGGCTGGCTGACCGAAAGGGCCAAGGCATCATTCTGCTCCCAGCGCCAGGCGGCAGGATCAGCCAGCAGGGCGCGCAGCAGGCGGTTGTTCAGCGCGTGGCCGGAACGCTCGCCCCGGAAGCGACCCCGCAGCGGCGCGCCGGCCATGGCCAGGTCACCCACCACGTCCAGCAGCTTGTGCCGCACGAATTCGTCACTGTGGCGGAGCCCGCCGGGGTTCAGCACGGTCGTGCCGTCTACCACCACCGCATTGGACAGGCTGCCGCCCAACGCCAGGCCGGCGGCGCGCAGGCGCTCGATATCCGCGGCCAGGGTGAAGGTGCGGGCATCGGCCAGCAGGGCGCGGAAGGCATTCTCCGTCACCAGGGTCGCCATGGTCTGGCGGCCGATGGCGGTGCCGGCGAAGTCGATGGCCAGCTGGGCCTCCAGGCCCGGGGTGGGGTTGGGGGAAAGCTCGGCCCAGGCCGCGCCGGGACCCTCGCCATCCTGGACCCGGACGGTCTTCAGCACTTCGATCCGGCTGCGGGCTTCCAGGCTCTCCACCGTGCCGGCGCAGTCGATCAGGAAGAGGAATGGCGCGGCCGAGCCGTCCATGATCGGCACTTCCGGCCCATTCAGCTCGATCAAGACGTCGTCGATGCCGCAGGCGGACAGGGCCGCCATCACATGCTCGACCGTGCCGACGCGCACCTCGGGCCGCCCCGGCATCACCAGCGCGGTGCAGAGGCGGGTATCGCCCACCCAGTCATACCGTGCGGGAAGGTCAAGGCCGAGGTCGGTGCGGCGGAAGACGATTCCATGGCCGGAGGGGGCGGGGCGAAGGGTCAGGCTGACGCGCTGGCCGGAGTGAAGGCCGATGCCCACGCAGCCGATCGGCGCCTTCAGCGTCTTCCGCCGCCCGGTCTGAACTGTCAGGGAGCCGTCCATTACTTGCCTCTGATCCTCCGTCGCCCATGGGCAGCCGGTCTGGAATGCTGCGGGCAGCGCCTTAAATGGCACTGCTGCGGCGGTGCGGCGAGTCAAGCCTTGTTACCGCGTATTTCCAGATAAGCCATTGATATGACGCCGTTGGTGCAATGCAAAAAGGCCCCCATGTGGCATGGGGGCCTTTGAGCTTTGTCGCAGTGCGTCGCGGCTTAGTTGCTCTGGCGGCGCAGGAAGGTCGGGATATCCAGGCCGTTCATGTCCTCCGGCTGGGGCTGGGCCGGGGGCTGCGCGGCCGGCTGCGGCGCGGCGGCACGGGGTGCCGGAGCGGGCGGAGTCGTATCGCCCTCGGCGCCGAGGTTGCGGCGCATCAGGCCCGTGGCCTTGCGGAACAGGCTGAAGCCGCTGCTGGTCGACGCCGGCGGCACGGAGCTGGGTGCGGGCGCGGCCACGGGGCGATTCGCCGTCGGGGCGGCGCGCAGCTGCGGATCGGCCTGGCCGGCGATGCTGGCCGGCGTGTCCTCCGGGGAGGGCGCCTCATAGCCATAATGCGCCTGGCTTTCCGCGAAGCCCGCCGGGGCGGCCGGCGGCTGGGCGGAAGCGGTGCTGGGCGCCATGCCGGCCGGGCGGCGCGGCGCGCCCGCCATCGGGCCCACGCGCAGCGGGCCGGCCATCGAGGCCGCGGTCTGCGGCACGGCGGCGCGGGGTGCCACGGGCGCGCCCATCACGCCGCGCGGCTGGCCCTGCTGCGGCATGGCCGTGTTGGACATGGCGTTCGCCGGCCCGGCGCCGCCACCCATGGCCACCAGCTTCGGCCGCTCGGCCTGCTGGTCCTGCACGGCGTCTATGCCGGTGGCGACCACCGAGACACGGATGCGGCCATTCATGTCCTCATCGACCGAGGAGCCGAAGATGATGTTGGCATCCTCGTCCACTTCGCTGCGGATGCGGTTGGCCGCGGCATCCACCTCGAACAGCGTCATGTCGTAGCCGCCGGTGATGTTGATCAGCACGCCCTTGGCGCCGAGCATGGAGGTATCCTCCAGCAGCGGGTTGCTGATCGCGGCTTCGGCCGCCTTCACCGCGCGGTCCTCGCCCTCGCCCTCGCCGGTGCCCATCATCGCCTTGCCCATCTCCGCCATCACGGTGCGGATATCGGCGAAGTCGAGGTTCACCAGGCCGGGGTTGACCATCAGGTCCGTCACGCCGCGCACGCCCATGTAAAGCACGTCGTCGGCCATCTTGAAGGCTTCGGCGAAGGTGGTGCGCTCATTCGCCTTGCGGAAGAGATTCTGGTTCGGGATGACGATCAGCGTGTCCACGTAGGACTGCAGGTCATCCAGGCCGGCTTCCGCCGCGCGGCGGCGCTTCGGGCCTTCGAAGTCGAAGGGCTTCGTCACGACGCCCAGAGTCAGGATGCCACGCTCGCGCGCCATGCGCGCGATGACCGGCGCCGCGCCGGTGCCCGTGCCGCCGCCCATGCCGCAGGTGATGAACACCATGTGCATGCCTTCGAGGTGACGGGCCAGATCCTCCGTCGCCTCCTCTGCCGCGGCGCGGCCGATCTCCGGCTTCGCGCCGGCGCCCAGGCCTTGCGTCAGATGCGGGCCCAGTTGCACGCGGCGTTCAGCGCGGCTGTGCACCAGCGCCTGCGCGTCGGTATTCGCCACCAGGAACTCGACGCCGTCGAGGCCCATGGCGATCATGTTGTTGACGGCGTTGCAGCCCGCGCCGCCAACGCCGACGACGGTGATTCTTGGACTGAAATCCGTGTGC
This genomic window from Roseomonas marmotae contains:
- a CDS encoding outer membrane protein assembly factor BamD; this translates as MRTRLHHSLRLTLLLAAPLWLGACSQWNGKDDSLAPRADLSAESPDALYAAGMDALRQERYADAQGLFDTVEREHPYSTWATSATLMSAYSDYQRNRYTEAIGGLNRFIQLHPGHRDIAYAYYLRSLCYYEQIVDSQRDQKGTELALAQLQEVVNRFPDTSYARDASLKMDLARDHLAGQEMEVGRFYQARGLPQAAIGRFRRVVDQYQTTNHVPEALHRLTEIYLSLGLVDEARKTASVLGHNYPGNSWYQDSYALLVEGAAPAQGDRPGFVKRSLNWIF
- the lpxC gene encoding UDP-3-O-acyl-N-acetylglucosamine deacetylase, with translation MDGSLTVQTGRRKTLKAPIGCVGIGLHSGQRVSLTLRPAPSGHGIVFRRTDLGLDLPARYDWVGDTRLCTALVMPGRPEVRVGTVEHVMAALSACGIDDVLIELNGPEVPIMDGSAAPFLFLIDCAGTVESLEARSRIEVLKTVRVQDGEGPGAAWAELSPNPTPGLEAQLAIDFAGTAIGRQTMATLVTENAFRALLADARTFTLAADIERLRAAGLALGGSLSNAVVVDGTTVLNPGGLRHSDEFVRHKLLDVVGDLAMAGAPLRGRFRGERSGHALNNRLLRALLADPAAWRWEQNDALALSVSQPALRETVAA
- the recN gene encoding DNA repair protein RecN; this translates as MLVSLAIRDVVLIERLDLALGAGLTVLTGETGAGKSILLDSLGLALGQRADAGMVRAGQSQASVMASFHLPPGHPALALLTEQGIVAEDELVLRRVVQADGRSRAFVNDDPVGVGLLRRLATLLVEVQGQHDQVGLADPASHAGLLDAFGGLDAARAEVSEAFRAWRGAERELEAAREAIASAQRDEEWLRHAVDELDSLGPEEGEEDSLAQERQTMQQGERRAEAVASALAELQPRDRRGGTSPAAALRNAARALERLPPPNEEAAPAIAALGQAQDALAEAENLLERLSQGIAPDPRRLEHVEERLFALRAAARKHAVPVVELPTLLRELKARLSALDAGAERATALEAAATAARARYLEVAQALSASRRATAGRLEEAVARELKPLKLERARLHISIERRDERGWASDGLDRIIFLVTTNPGQKPGQLEKIASGGELSRLMLALKVVLARGSPVPTLVFDEVDSGVGGATAAAVGERLARVAERLQVLVVTHSPQVAARGARHLRVSKGIRADRAETRVEVLDATTRREELARMLAGETVTAAARAAADSLLDGAV
- the ftsZ gene encoding cell division protein FtsZ — its product is MTLNLTIPRQQHTDFSPRITVVGVGGAGCNAVNNMIAMGLDGVEFLVANTDAQALVHSRAERRVQLGPHLTQGLGAGAKPEIGRAAAEEATEDLARHLEGMHMVFITCGMGGGTGTGAAPVIARMARERGILTLGVVTKPFDFEGPKRRRAAEAGLDDLQSYVDTLIVIPNQNLFRKANERTTFAEAFKMADDVLYMGVRGVTDLMVNPGLVNLDFADIRTVMAEMGKAMMGTGEGEGEDRAVKAAEAAISNPLLEDTSMLGAKGVLINITGGYDMTLFEVDAAANRIRSEVDEDANIIFGSSVDEDMNGRIRVSVVATGIDAVQDQQAERPKLVAMGGGAGPANAMSNTAMPQQGQPRGVMGAPVAPRAAVPQTAASMAGPLRVGPMAGAPRRPAGMAPSTASAQPPAAPAGFAESQAHYGYEAPSPEDTPASIAGQADPQLRAAPTANRPVAAPAPSSVPPASTSSGFSLFRKATGLMRRNLGAEGDTTPPAPAPRAAAPQPAAQPPAQPQPEDMNGLDIPTFLRRQSN